CGAGCGCTCCGGGACCTCGGGCCGCGCTATCCGTACCCAGCGACCCCCAACCTGGCGAGCCGCGTGCGCCTGCGAATCACCGCCCTACCGGTTGCTCAGCCGCGCCGGCTCGAGCTCTGGCGCGATCCGCGCCGGCTCGCCCTGGTGGCCGCGGTGCTGCTCGTCCTGCTGGGCGCCGCGGCCCTGGCCAACCCCGTGACACGCGATGCCATCGCGCACTTCTTCCACGTTCGGGGGGTCATCGTGAACCGCGAGACGTCGCCGCTTCCATCGCTGTCTCCAGTAACGCCGCTGGACCTCGGGCGTCGCACCACCATCGCCGACGCCCAATCGAGGGTGAGCTTTACCATCGCCGTACCCGCCGAGGTCGGCCAACCGGAGGCGGTCTATGTCGTGAGCGGGATTCCTGGAGGCGAGGTCGCGCTAGCCTACACACCGCGCCCGGGCATCCCGTTGGTCAACCAAACCGGCTTGGGCTTGCTCATCAGCGAGTTTCGCGGCGACCTCATCCCGGGCTTCATCACCAAAAGCGTCGGGCCGGGCACGACGCTGGAGGAAGTCTCGGTCCACGGCGACACCGGCTGGTGGATCGCGGGCCAGCCTCACATGATTTACGTTCAGGTCGCGGGCCAGAGTCAGCCGGTGACGTTGCGCATGGCTGCCAACACGCTGATCTGGGAGCATGTCGGCGTCACCTACCGGATCGAATCCGGCCTCTCGAAGGCCGACGTCTTCAAGATCGCGGCCGGTCTTCCCTAGGCGCGCCCCGTTGCCGGCGGTGAATGGTCTCCGGGTCCCACCGCCGCCGGCTCCGGGCGCGTTGATGCATTGTTCCTGCCCCCCGTGACAGCTGTCTGTCGAAGCCTCCTCCGCACGCCACTCCAGATGGCTTCACAGGTGATTCACAACTCTCGCGCAGGATGGAACGCAGCGGGGAATCACAAAACCGCCGCCCTTTCCACACCGGGGGCGGCTGAAGGAGAACGACATGAACGATTACAGAACTCGAGGTAGGAGCCGGACGCTTAAGTGGCTCGGGCTTGGCCTGGGGCTGGCGCTCTTCGGTCGGCGCCGCTTGGTGCGTCGACTGTTGATGGCCCGGATGCTTACGCGCGGATTCGGCCGCTACGGCGGCGGCGGACCATGGGGCCGCTTCGGCGGCTACGGCTCCGGCGGTCCTGGTGGATATCAGCAGACCTTCACGCTCCCGCCCTTCATCGAGGCGACGCTGCGTGCCTGGCACGACCGGGCGCACGGAACGCCCCAGCCACCGACAGGTCCGTCAGGAACCGTCCAGCTCTGATTTCCCCTCCCTCCCGATTGAGGCGGAGTCCCCACTCCGCCTCAACTTTCTCAACCTTCGGCATAGGATGGCGCTGGTGAAGACGATCCTGGTGGTGGACGACGAGCCGCACATCGTCACGCTGGTACGCGACTATCTCGAGCGTGGGGGCTTCTCGGTGTTCACGGCAGCCGACGGGCCGACGGCGTTGCGGACAGCGTCCACGCAGCACCCCGACCTCGTTGTCCTCGACCTCGGCCTGCCCGGCATCGATGGCCTCGACGTGACCCGCTCCCTGCGCCGCAACGGGACGGTTCCCATCATCATGCTGACCGCGCGCACCGATGAATCCGACAAGCTGATCGGTCTCGAACTCGGTGCCGACGACTATCTCACCAAGCCCTTCAGCCCCAAGGAGCTGGTCGCGCGCGTGCGCTCGGTGCTCCGTCGCAGCGAAGCCGCCAAGGCGCCGGGCGACCTGATTCGCTCGGGGGACGTCGAGCTGATCGCGCCGAGCATGGAGCTGAGCATCGCCGGCAAGCGAATCGAGTTGACACCGACGGAATTTCAACTGCTCGCGACCATGGCACGGCAGCCGGGCCGCGTGTTCAGCCGGGCCCAACTCCTCAATGCTGTCCATGGTGATGCGGGCGAACCGTTCGAGCGCGCGATCGACGCCCACATCAAGAACCTGCGCCGCAAGATCGAGCCGGACCCACACAATCCCCGGTACCTGTTGACCGTCTTCGGCGTCGGTTATCGCTTCGCGGACGGACGGCGATGAGCCCGTCGGGTTGGCGCGGCCGAGGTTGGGGTCCCCCGGGTTCGCGTGGCCGCGGACAGCCACCCTGGTGGCCCGAGGGTCAGCCGTGGCCGCCGGCGGGACGGCCGCCGTGGCGCCGAATGGGACGCCGATTCCTCTGGCGGATTGCCGGCTTCATCGCGGCTGCCTTTCTGGTCATCGCGGTGGTCCTCACGATTGGCGTCGTGCTCGCCGGCACCGCCCTCGGTCTGATCGAGGCGCCACACGCCGTTCGCTTCGTCGCGATTGCGGCACTGGTCCTGTTGGTGCTCCTCATCGTTCGCGGCAGCCGGCGGTTTCAACGGATGGCCGTCAACCTTGGCGAGTTCGTCGATGCCGCCGGGCGGATCGAAGCCGGCGACTACGGGGTGCAGGTCGCGGAGCGCGGACCGCGCGAGCTTCGCACGCTGGCGCGCGCCTTCAACGCGATGAGTGCGCGTCTCGCTGCCGCCGACCGCAACCGGCGCGCCTTTGTCGCCGACCTGACCCATGAGCTGCGGACGCCGCTGGCCATCATCCGCGGGCAAGCCGAGGGCATCGGTGACGGTGTCTACCCCGGCGACCAGGCGCACGTGACGCCGATCCTCGACGCCGCGGCGTCGCTTGACACGCTCGTCGACGCGCTGGCCACCATGACGCTTGCCGACGTGGGCAGCCTGAGGCTCAAGCGTGAGGCCGTCGACGTGCCGGTCCTGGTCACCAGCAGCCTGGCGGCGTTTCAAAGCGCCGCGGATGCCGCCTCGGTACGGTTGGTCGCGGACCTCGAACCGGACCTGCCGGCGGTCGACGCGGATCCGGCGCGGATTCGGGGTGTCCTCGGCAACCTGCTCTCCAATGCAATTCGCTACACGCCGGCGGGCGGGACCGTCACCGCCAGTGCTCGACGAACGGGCGACAGCATCACGTTCGCGGTCCGCGACACCGGCCAGGGAATCCCGAGCGAGCTGCGACCGCGCATCTTCGAGCGCTTCGTCAAAGGTCCCGGCTCGCCGGGTTCGGGCCTCGGGCTGGCGATCGCGAAAGATGTCGTGACCGCCCACGGGGGCACCATCGAAGCAATCAGCGAACCCGGAAAAGGGACGGAGATCCGCTTCACGCTCGCGGTCGCACGATAACCTTTTACCGTGACGATCGCCGCGCGCATCGTGGTACTGCCTGGAGACGGTATTGGTCCGGAGGTGACCGCCGCCGCGCGGCGAGTCCTGGACGCCGCCGCGGGCAAGGTTGGCATCGCCCTCGACTATGTCGACGATGTCGTGGGCGGTGCGGCGGTCGATGCCTACGGCGTGGCGCTGCGACCGCAGACACTTCGTCTCTGCAAGACGGCGGACGCCATCCTTTTCGGCGCGGTTGGGGGTCCCAAATGGGACGATGCGGCACCGGACAGCAAGTTGCGGCCCGGCTCGGCGCTGCTCGGGCTTCGCAAAGGCCTGGGCCTCTTCGCCAACCTGCGTCCGGTCCGGGTCGATGCCGCCATGGTCGCCACCTCGGTCCTGCGACCGGAGCGAGTCCACGGCGTCGATCTGCTGGTGGTTCGCGAGCTGACGGGTGGCCTCTATTTCAGCCGGCCCAAGCGGCGCTACATGACCGCGCGCGGTGAAGCCGCCGTCGATACCATGCGATACAGCACTCCGGAAATCGAGCGGGTTGCGGTGCGGGCGTTCGAGCTGGCCCGCTTGCGGCGCCGCAAGCTCTTGTCGGTCGACAAGGCCAACGTGCTCGAGACCTCGCGGCTGTGGCGAGCGGTCGTCAGCCGGGTCGCGCAACACTACCCCGACGTCGCCTGCAGCCACATGCTGGTGGACGCCTTCGCGATGGAACTGCTCCGCCGGCCGCAGGCTTACGACGTCGTGCTCACGGAGAACCTCTTCGGCGACATCCTTACCGACGAGGCGTCGATGCTGGCCGGCGCGCTGGGGATGCTGCCGTCCGCGAGCCTCGGCGCCGGAACGCTGGGATTCTATGAGCCGATCCACGGGTCGGCACCGGACATCGCGGGAAAAGACATCGCAAATCCGATCGGCGCGATCCTGAGCGCCGCGCTCCTGCTGCGCTGGTCGCTCAACCGGGAGGACGCGGCGCAGGCGATCGAGCGCGCCGTCTCACACGTGCTCGCGACAGGCCTTCGCACCGCCGATACCGCCCCAGATGCTGAGACCGCGGTGGGAACCACCGCGATGGCCGACGCGATCGTGGACGCGCTGGGTTAGCCGATCGCGCGCCGCAGCGCCTTCAGCGTCGGCTCGACGGGGCGAGGCACTCGTAAGCCGCGAGTCAGGGCCTGCGGATCCTTGAGCCCGTGACCGGTGAGCACGCAAACAACCGGCTTGCCGCCCAGGGTTCGAGCGGCCGCCCTTTTCAGCAAGAGGGCGACGGCGGCTGCTGATGCCGGCTCGACCAGCAGGCCTTCCTCGCGCGCCAGCCGTCGATGCGCCGCCATGATCTCGTCGTCGCTGACGGCTTCGATCGTGCCGCCCGACTCGTCACGCGCCGCAATGGCGGCGCTCCACGAGGCGGGGTTGCCGATCCGAATCGCGGACGCGACCGTCTGCGGCCGTGCGACCGGCCGCCCGCTGACCAGCGGCGCCGCTCCCCGCGCCTGCGCGCCGTGCAGCGTCGGGAGTGACGCGCCGCTGCGGCTGGCGAGCTCGCGGAACCCTCGCCAGTAGGCGGTGATGTTGCCGGCGTTGCCGACCGGAATAAAGAGCTGTGCCGGAGGGCGACCCAGCTGTTCGACGATCTCGAAAGCCGCTGTCTTCTGGCCTTCGATGCGATAGGGGTTGACCGAGTTCACCAGGGCGACGGCCGGCTCGTCGGCCAGCTTGCGCACAAGGGTCAGCGCACGGTCGAACGATCCCTTGACCGTCACGATGATCGCGCCATAGGCGAGCGCCTGCGCCAGCTTTCCGGCGGCGACGCCTCCCGCGGGCACGACGACGACAGCGCGCAGGCGAAAGCGCGCGGCATAGGCGGACGCCGAGGCGCTCGTGTTCCCAGTCGAGGCGCACATCAGCGTTCGGGCCCCGGCCTCAATCGCCCTCGCCGTGGCGAGTGCCATCCCGCGGTCCTTGAACGATCCGCTTGGATTCAGGCCCTCGCACTTGAAATAGAGCTGGTCGAGCCCGATCGCCGGCCCGATCCTCGACGACCGCACCAGTGGCGTCGACCCCTCACCAAGCGTGATCCGGGGTGTAGACGGCGTCACTGGCAGATACGCCGCATAACGCTCGATGATGCCGGCGGTCATGGCGGTGATGGTAGCGGTCCATCACGGCCGAATTCAGGAATGTGGCCCGCGGGAGGCCCGCCCATCACGGCCGCCCCGTCGGTCTCGCGGCTTGTGTAATCGCCCGATCGTAAGATAACCCTTGTGCGCGCACTCGCCGGGGTAATCCGCTAGCTCGCCCAGTTGGAGAGAGGCGGAACTGCCCCAGCTGGAGCACGAGGGTTATCCCTTTCTCAGCTCGTTGCCACGAGGTTGACCACCCCTTGGCCGACGTCAAGCGCCATCTACTACGCCGCCGGCCTGCGCGGGCCCGAGCTGTGGTACACGTGCCGCGCGTCGACGGTCGCGCCGCCGCCGAGCTCCAAGGCGACGGGTGTGTTTAGCACGGTGAGGCCGTCGATCAGGCCGTGGGTCGGGCCCTCCATGTGGATGCCGACGCGGCAGTTGTCGATCACGCAGTCGATGATGCTGAAGTTGGGGACCCGGCGCTGCGGCATCCCCTGCCGGGGCGCCCCCGACTGGACGGCCCGCCTGCGGAACGCTTCGAAGGTGGAGAGCAGCGGTCTGAACGACGCGCCGCAGCGGCAGGCCGCGGGGACGACCTTCGGCCCGCCCGTGCGGACCAGGTCACGGGGCGTCCCGCAGTAGCAGCAGCGCATATCCATGGCTGGCACGAGCTACTTGTCCTTCGAGCGGCCCGGGCGCCGCGGCGCGCGGTGGGTGACTCGGCGAAAGATCGCGCCGATCGCGTTGCCCTCGATGAATGAGTCCGACCCGTCGGAGACGACAT
Above is a window of Candidatus Dormiibacterota bacterium DNA encoding:
- a CDS encoding response regulator transcription factor, with the translated sequence MALVKTILVVDDEPHIVTLVRDYLERGGFSVFTAADGPTALRTASTQHPDLVVLDLGLPGIDGLDVTRSLRRNGTVPIIMLTARTDESDKLIGLELGADDYLTKPFSPKELVARVRSVLRRSEAAKAPGDLIRSGDVELIAPSMELSIAGKRIELTPTEFQLLATMARQPGRVFSRAQLLNAVHGDAGEPFERAIDAHIKNLRRKIEPDPHNPRYLLTVFGVGYRFADGRR
- a CDS encoding ATP-binding protein; this translates as MGRRFLWRIAGFIAAAFLVIAVVLTIGVVLAGTALGLIEAPHAVRFVAIAALVLLVLLIVRGSRRFQRMAVNLGEFVDAAGRIEAGDYGVQVAERGPRELRTLARAFNAMSARLAAADRNRRAFVADLTHELRTPLAIIRGQAEGIGDGVYPGDQAHVTPILDAAASLDTLVDALATMTLADVGSLRLKREAVDVPVLVTSSLAAFQSAADAASVRLVADLEPDLPAVDADPARIRGVLGNLLSNAIRYTPAGGTVTASARRTGDSITFAVRDTGQGIPSELRPRIFERFVKGPGSPGSGLGLAIAKDVVTAHGGTIEAISEPGKGTEIRFTLAVAR
- the leuB gene encoding 3-isopropylmalate dehydrogenase; protein product: MAARIVVLPGDGIGPEVTAAARRVLDAAAGKVGIALDYVDDVVGGAAVDAYGVALRPQTLRLCKTADAILFGAVGGPKWDDAAPDSKLRPGSALLGLRKGLGLFANLRPVRVDAAMVATSVLRPERVHGVDLLVVRELTGGLYFSRPKRRYMTARGEAAVDTMRYSTPEIERVAVRAFELARLRRRKLLSVDKANVLETSRLWRAVVSRVAQHYPDVACSHMLVDAFAMELLRRPQAYDVVLTENLFGDILTDEASMLAGALGMLPSASLGAGTLGFYEPIHGSAPDIAGKDIANPIGAILSAALLLRWSLNREDAAQAIERAVSHVLATGLRTADTAPDAETAVGTTAMADAIVDALG
- the thrC gene encoding threonine synthase — encoded protein: MTAGIIERYAAYLPVTPSTPRITLGEGSTPLVRSSRIGPAIGLDQLYFKCEGLNPSGSFKDRGMALATARAIEAGARTLMCASTGNTSASASAYAARFRLRAVVVVPAGGVAAGKLAQALAYGAIIVTVKGSFDRALTLVRKLADEPAVALVNSVNPYRIEGQKTAAFEIVEQLGRPPAQLFIPVGNAGNITAYWRGFRELASRSGASLPTLHGAQARGAAPLVSGRPVARPQTVASAIRIGNPASWSAAIAARDESGGTIEAVSDDEIMAAHRRLAREEGLLVEPASAAAVALLLKRAAARTLGGKPVVCVLTGHGLKDPQALTRGLRVPRPVEPTLKALRRAIG